A portion of the Acanthopagrus latus isolate v.2019 chromosome 21, fAcaLat1.1, whole genome shotgun sequence genome contains these proteins:
- the ift57 gene encoding intraflagellar transport protein 57 homolog, translating into MADDGRRGDEDDRGPGAAHQVFVVMECLLEKLKVLNFEEEVLAKHNMKNLSRHYFVSSPYLASNPGEQFYMFTIIAAWLINMAGRPFTEPQEYDEPNATVSNILAELRSFGVKVDFPPSKLKSGSGEYVCFVLDRLAEEVLRRRGFSFRRPNYPTETTEEESVIEDDAELTLRKVEEEMIEEADDDEEENVMDLEALKLRTTHTEAEPSSKPDEILESTVDAAEWNLEVERVLPQLKVTIRTDNKDWRIHVDQMHQHRDGIKSSLKEAKSYLDKLQEDIGKTLEKVSSREKYINNQLEHLIQEYRSAQAKLSEAKEHYQQASGGVTERTRVLAEISEELDKVKQEMEEKGSSMSDGAPVVKIKQSLTKLKQEIVQMDVRIGVVEHTLLQAKLKEKSNMTRDMHATNLPEPAAGPFA; encoded by the exons ATGGCGGATGACGGTAGACGAGGGGATGAAGATGACCGCGGTCCCGGAGCAGCTCATCAGGTGTTCGTGGTGATGGAGTGTctgctggagaagctgaagGTGTTAAACTTTGAGGAGGAAGTTCtggcaaaacacaacatgaagaaTCTGTCCAG ACATTACTTTGTCTCCAGTCCATATCTGGCGTCCAACCCAGGCGAGCAGTTCTACATGTTCACCATCATCGCAGCGTGGCTCATAAACATGGCAGGCAGGCCGTTCACGGAGCCTCAGGAGTACGATGAGCCCAACGCCACCGTGTCCAACATCCTGGCAGAGCTCAGGTCTTTT GGTGTGAAAGTGGACTTCCCGCCCTCCAAACTGAAATCCGGTTCAGGTGAATACGTCTGTTTCGTGTTGGACCGACTGGCTGAGGAGGTTCTTAGGAGGAGGGGCTTCTCCTTCAGAAG ACCAAACTACCCAacagaaaccacagaagaagagtcgGTGATCGAGGACGACGCAGAGCTCACGCTCCGCAAAGTAGAAGAGGAGATGATC gaggaggctgatgatgatgaggaggagaacgTGATGGACCTGGAGGCTCTGAAGTTACGAACCACTCACACC gaagcagagccGTCCTCCAAACCGGACGAGATCCTGGAGTCGACGGTTGATGCTGCAGAGTGGAAcctggaggtggagagagtcCTGCCACAGCTCAAAGTCACCATCAGGACAGACAACAAG GACTGGAGGATCCACGTTGACCAGATGCATCAACACCGAGACGGGATCAAGTCCTCGCTCAAAGAGGCAAAG AGTTACCTGGACAAACTGCAGGAGGACATCGGTAAGACTCTTGAGaaggtgagcagcagagagaaataCATCAACAACCAGCTGGAGCATCTGATCCAGGAGTACCGCAGCGCTCAGGCCAAACTCAGCGAG GCAAAGGAGCACTACCAGCAGGCCAGTGGAGGAGTGACTGAGAGGACCAGAGTCCTGGCAGAG atcagTGAAGAGCTGGACAAGGTGaagcaggagatggaggagaaaggCAGCAGCATGTCTGACGGAG CTCCGGTGGTGAAGATCAAGCAGAGTTTGACGAAGCTGAAGCAGGAGATCGTTCAGATGGACGTGAGGATCGGCGTCGTCGAGCACACGCTGCTGCAGGCCAAACTCAAAGAGAAGTCCAACATGACACGCGACATGCACGCCACCAACCTCCCCGAGCCGGCCGCCGGGCCCTTCGCTTAG
- the LOC119010652 gene encoding tripartite motif-containing protein 16-like, translating into MAQQNHQLDRAKFCCSVCLDPLKDPVTIPCGHSYCRNCIQSYWDKEDEKKTHSCPQCRQSFTPRPVLVKSTMLADLVEELKKTGLQAAAADLCYAGAEDVACDVCTGRKLRAVKSCQVCLASYCEKHLQPHHEAAQFKKHKLMEPSEKLQENICSRHDEVMKMFCRTDQQCICYLCSVDEHKGHDTVSAAAERTERQRELEGSRHNIQQRIQDREEDVKLLQQEVEAINGSADKAVEHSEKIFTQLIRLMEERRSDVKQQVRSQQETEVSRVKELQEKLEQEITELKRKDAELKKLSHTEDHNQFLHNYPSLSALSESTHSSSINIRPLKYFEDVTAAVSELRDKLQNVLRDTWTNISLTETQVDVLLSNPQPEPKTRAGFLRYSREITLDPNTANTHLLLSEGNRKATYSQHQPYSDHPDRFTSYLQVLSTETLTGRCYWEVEWREGGVGVAVAYKNISRAGNESEFGRKDTSWLLYCYNNSYNFYHNKVRTPVSGPRSSRVGVYLDHSAGILSFYSVSDTMTLLHRVQTTFTQPLCAGLRCFYTHGDSAEFCKLK; encoded by the coding sequence ATGGCGCAGCAAAACCATCAGCTGGACCGAGCAAAGTTCTGCTGTTCCGTCTGTTTGGATCCACTGAAGGATCCGGTGACtattccctgtggacacagctactgcagGAACTGTATTCAAAGCTACTGGGACaaagaggatgagaagaaaacccacagctgccctcagtgcaggCAGAGCTTCACACCGAGGCCTGTCCTGGTGAAAAGCACCATGTTAGCAGATttagtggaggagctgaagaagactggactccaagctgctgctgctgatctctgctatgctggagctgaagatgtggcctgtgatgtctgcactgggaggaaactgagagctgTCAAGTCCTGTCAGGTCTGTTTGGCCtcttactgtgagaaacacctccagcctcatCATGAAGCTGCTCAAttcaagaaacacaagctgatggagccgtcagagaagctccaggagaacatctgctctcgtcacgatgaggtgatgaagatgttctgccgtactgatcagcagtgtatctgttatctctgctctgtggacgaacataaaggccacgacacagtgtcagctgcagcagagaggactgagaggcagagagagctggaggggagtcgacacaacatccagcagagaatccaggacagagaggaagatgtgaagctgcttcaacaggaggtggaggccatcaatggctctgctgataaagcagtggagcacagtgagaagatcttcacccagctgatccgtctcatggaggaaagacgctctgatgtgaagcagcaggtcagatcccagcaggaaactgaagtgagtcgagtcaaagagcttcaggagaagctggagcaggagatcactgagctgaagaggaaagacgctgagctgaagaagctctcacacacagaggatcacaaccagtttctacacaactacccctcactgtcagcactcagtgagtctacacactcatccagcatcaacatccgtcctctcaagtactttgaggatgtgacagcagctgtgtcagagctcagagacaaactacagaacgtcctgagagacacatggaccaacatctcactgacagagactcaagtggatgttttactgtcaaacCCACAACCAGAGCCGAAGACCAGAGCTGGATTCTTAAGATATTCACgtgaaatcacactggatccaaacacagcaaacacacatctgttatTATCTGAagggaacagaaaagcaacataCAGTCAACATCAGCCTTATTCTGATCACCCAGACAGATTCACTTCATATCTTCAGGTCCTGAGTACAGAGACTCTGACTggacgttgttactgggaggtggagtggagagaAGGGGGAGTTGGTGTAGCTGTCGCATACAAGAatatcagcagagcaggaaaTGAATCTGAGTTTGGACGAAAGGACACATCTTGGTTATTATATTGTTACAATAACAGTTATAACTTTTATCACAACAAAGTCAGAACTCCCGTCTCAGGTCCTCggtcctccagagttggagtgtacctggatcacagtgcaggtattctgtccttctacagcgtctctgacaccatgactctcctccacagagtccagaccacattcactcagccgctctGTGCTGGACTACGATGTTTTTACACTCATGGAGACTCTGCTGAGTTCTGTAAACTCAAATAG